A section of the Melopsittacus undulatus isolate bMelUnd1 chromosome 3, bMelUnd1.mat.Z, whole genome shotgun sequence genome encodes:
- the SLC25A27 gene encoding mitochondrial uncoupling protein 4 isoform X2, giving the protein MSPAEEEKSLPLPERWPRASKFALSACAAAVAELVTFPLDLTKTRLQVQGEAAVRGRGAGAGQAIPYHGMLRTAAGIVQEEGLTKLWQGATPAIYRHIVYSGVRMVAYEHIRESVLGRAEDGSFPFWKAVVGGMCAGAIGQFFASPTDLVKVQMQMEGRRKLEGKPLRFQGVHHAFMKILSEGGVRGLWAGWVPNVQRAALVNMGDLTTYDSVKHFLLLNTPLVDNGVTHSVASCCSGLVAAVLGTPADVVKTRVMNQPRDKQGRGLLYKSSVDCLIQTVQGEGFMSLYKGFIPTWMRMLSA; this is encoded by the exons ATGTCACCTGCAGAAGAAGAGAAGAGCTTACCTCTTCCAGAGAGATGGCCCCGAGCCAGCAAATTCGCTCTGTCAGCTTGTGCAGCCGCTGTGGCAGAACTAG tgACATTTCCCCTCGACCTAACGAAAACTCGACTGCAGGTCCAAGGTGAAGCTGCTGTTCGTGGcagaggagctggtgctgggcaggcgATCCCTTACCACGGCATGCTGCGCACTGCAGCTGGCATCGTTCAAGAGGAGGGCTTAACAAAGCTCTGGCAAGGAGCCACGCCAGCCATCTACCGACACATAG TGTACTCTGGTGTTCGGATGGTCGCATACGAGCATATCCGTGAATCTGTACTTGGCAGGGCTGAGGATGGGAGCTTTCCCTTCTG GAAAGCTGTAGTTGGAGGCATGTGTGCGGGTGCCATCGGGCAGTTTTTTGCCAGTCCAACTGATCTGGTGAAGGTGCAGATGCAgatggaaggaagaaggaagttgGAAGGAAAGCCATTACG GTTTCAAGGAGTGCACCATGCATTTATGAAGATCCTGTCTGAAGGAGGAGTACGGGGGCTTTGGGCTGGATGGGTGCCAAATGTCCAGAGAGCTGCTCTGGTGAACATGGGAG ATCTGACCACTTATGACTCAGTGAAACACTTCTTGCTTCTGAACACGCCACTTGTGGACAATGGTGTGACTCACAGTGTTGCCAG CTGCTGTTCTGGTCTGGTAGCTGCTGTCCTGGGAACTCCTGCTGACGTGGTGAAAACCCGGGTAATGAACCAGCCAAGAGACAAGCAGGGAAG AGGTCTTCTGTATAAGTCTTCCGTGGACTGCTTAATTCAAACTGTACAGGGTGAAGGGTTTATGTCTCTATACAAAGGCTTTATACCCACCTGGATGCGAATG CTGTCAGCCTGA
- the SLC25A27 gene encoding mitochondrial uncoupling protein 4 isoform X1 yields the protein MSPAEEEKSLPLPERWPRASKFALSACAAAVAELVTFPLDLTKTRLQVQGEAAVRGRGAGAGQAIPYHGMLRTAAGIVQEEGLTKLWQGATPAIYRHIVYSGVRMVAYEHIRESVLGRAEDGSFPFWKAVVGGMCAGAIGQFFASPTDLVKVQMQMEGRRKLEGKPLRFQGVHHAFMKILSEGGVRGLWAGWVPNVQRAALVNMGDLTTYDSVKHFLLLNTPLVDNGVTHSVASCCSGLVAAVLGTPADVVKTRVMNQPRDKQGRGLLYKSSVDCLIQTVQGEGFMSLYKGFIPTWMRMAPWSLVFWLTYEQIRRICGVSSF from the exons ATGTCACCTGCAGAAGAAGAGAAGAGCTTACCTCTTCCAGAGAGATGGCCCCGAGCCAGCAAATTCGCTCTGTCAGCTTGTGCAGCCGCTGTGGCAGAACTAG tgACATTTCCCCTCGACCTAACGAAAACTCGACTGCAGGTCCAAGGTGAAGCTGCTGTTCGTGGcagaggagctggtgctgggcaggcgATCCCTTACCACGGCATGCTGCGCACTGCAGCTGGCATCGTTCAAGAGGAGGGCTTAACAAAGCTCTGGCAAGGAGCCACGCCAGCCATCTACCGACACATAG TGTACTCTGGTGTTCGGATGGTCGCATACGAGCATATCCGTGAATCTGTACTTGGCAGGGCTGAGGATGGGAGCTTTCCCTTCTG GAAAGCTGTAGTTGGAGGCATGTGTGCGGGTGCCATCGGGCAGTTTTTTGCCAGTCCAACTGATCTGGTGAAGGTGCAGATGCAgatggaaggaagaaggaagttgGAAGGAAAGCCATTACG GTTTCAAGGAGTGCACCATGCATTTATGAAGATCCTGTCTGAAGGAGGAGTACGGGGGCTTTGGGCTGGATGGGTGCCAAATGTCCAGAGAGCTGCTCTGGTGAACATGGGAG ATCTGACCACTTATGACTCAGTGAAACACTTCTTGCTTCTGAACACGCCACTTGTGGACAATGGTGTGACTCACAGTGTTGCCAG CTGCTGTTCTGGTCTGGTAGCTGCTGTCCTGGGAACTCCTGCTGACGTGGTGAAAACCCGGGTAATGAACCAGCCAAGAGACAAGCAGGGAAG AGGTCTTCTGTATAAGTCTTCCGTGGACTGCTTAATTCAAACTGTACAGGGTGAAGGGTTTATGTCTCTATACAAAGGCTTTATACCCACCTGGATGCGAATG GCTCCTTGGTCACTGGTGTTCTGGCTTACATATGAACAAATCAGAAGGATCTGTGGAGTTAGCTCTTTTTAA